One part of the Phycisphaeraceae bacterium genome encodes these proteins:
- a CDS encoding OsmC family protein: protein MGEYTAVIQWKRAGAAFTDNRYSREHLWRFDGGIEVPASSSPQVVPVPMSAVAAVDPEEAFIASLSSCHMLWFLSIAAKRGFVVDSYRDEALGVMARNSAGRMAMTLVTLRPAVEFGGERLPAADDLITLHHEAHEQCFIANSVQTEVRCEPIQ from the coding sequence ATGGGTGAGTACACGGCCGTCATTCAATGGAAACGAGCCGGTGCGGCCTTCACAGATAACCGCTACAGCCGTGAGCACCTCTGGCGATTCGATGGCGGGATTGAAGTGCCCGCCTCATCCTCACCGCAAGTTGTTCCGGTTCCCATGTCGGCTGTTGCGGCGGTAGATCCGGAGGAGGCGTTTATTGCCAGCCTGTCCAGTTGCCACATGCTCTGGTTTCTGTCCATTGCTGCCAAGCGCGGATTTGTGGTCGACAGTTACCGTGACGAGGCGCTCGGAGTTATGGCCCGGAACTCGGCCGGCAGAATGGCCATGACGCTCGTCACGCTCCGTCCCGCGGTCGAGTTCGGCGGCGAGAGACTCCCCGCGGCGGACGACCTCATCACCCTGCACCACGAGGCGCACGAGCAGTGCTTCATTGCCAACTCTGTGCAAACCGAGGTCAGGTGCGAACCGATCCAATAG
- a CDS encoding TolC family protein, which yields MRSPIILGLSLAAVGLLSGCVSYSPRPLDPRAELAALNSHTIPAATKVEMGASEAADGSDVFDPTDGLSDRELMAVAVVLSPDLRAARAGIGESEALLIKAKTLPNPEIGVGFGLGIVGTNGFKLDTDLLFELLKPGERSARQAVAASRIELSRAEVLAKEYSLAADVRRLAFDVLVAEQAVAILDSEVALRQQASDLLRQRRVVGEANDLDVSAVDLELVEVQRDRRLGLAELEQARIALNRAMGLPPPTTVRLEASGKPLEIPLVELPDDDTLGERLLTSRLDLKAREAQYQVAEDELMLAVSRQYAKLKAGPLYSHEGASDNYAGVSASIEVPIFDRNQGEIAERTAARDHVRAEYVAELHRLRSEAASTLARVRASKAEIDIQDREVIPLLERNQTLFRSAFQARELNVLDWVTAQQRSLRTRRAYLDTLTAYRRALLDLEALSGFPVWRLIAKEPESESPTPLHNGSNP from the coding sequence TTGCGAAGCCCGATCATCCTCGGCCTGAGCCTCGCGGCCGTTGGCCTCCTCTCCGGTTGCGTCAGCTATAGCCCGCGGCCCCTGGACCCGCGCGCCGAACTTGCCGCGTTGAATAGTCACACGATCCCCGCGGCGACCAAAGTCGAAATGGGCGCGTCGGAAGCCGCAGACGGCTCGGATGTCTTTGACCCCACAGACGGCTTGAGCGACCGCGAACTCATGGCCGTCGCTGTTGTTCTCAGCCCGGATCTCCGGGCAGCGAGAGCCGGTATCGGCGAGTCAGAAGCATTACTCATCAAGGCCAAGACGCTGCCGAATCCAGAGATTGGTGTCGGATTCGGCCTCGGTATCGTCGGAACCAATGGGTTCAAGCTCGACACCGACCTGCTATTTGAGTTGCTCAAACCTGGTGAACGGTCGGCGCGGCAAGCTGTGGCGGCATCGCGGATCGAGCTCTCGCGCGCGGAGGTTCTCGCGAAGGAATACTCGCTCGCGGCCGATGTGCGACGCCTCGCTTTCGATGTCCTGGTCGCTGAGCAGGCCGTCGCTATCTTGGACTCGGAAGTCGCGTTGCGGCAGCAAGCATCGGACCTGCTTCGGCAAAGACGCGTCGTCGGCGAGGCCAACGACCTTGATGTGTCGGCTGTCGATCTGGAGTTGGTTGAAGTCCAGCGTGACCGGCGACTTGGCCTAGCAGAACTGGAACAGGCGAGGATTGCACTCAATAGAGCAATGGGACTTCCCCCTCCCACCACCGTGAGGCTTGAAGCGTCTGGAAAGCCGCTTGAGATTCCGCTGGTCGAGCTCCCCGATGACGACACCCTTGGTGAACGGCTCTTGACGAGCCGGCTCGACTTGAAGGCCCGGGAAGCACAATACCAGGTCGCGGAGGATGAGTTAATGCTCGCGGTGTCCCGGCAGTATGCGAAACTGAAAGCCGGCCCCCTCTACAGCCATGAGGGCGCGAGCGACAACTATGCCGGGGTGAGCGCATCGATCGAAGTCCCGATCTTCGACCGCAATCAGGGAGAGATCGCCGAAAGAACGGCGGCTCGCGATCACGTGCGGGCAGAGTACGTTGCGGAGCTTCACCGCTTGCGGTCAGAGGCCGCCTCCACCCTCGCGCGCGTTCGTGCATCGAAGGCAGAGATTGATATTCAGGACCGCGAAGTCATTCCGCTTCTGGAGCGGAATCAGACGCTCTTTCGCTCGGCGTTCCAGGCCCGCGAGCTAAACGTTCTCGACTGGGTAACGGCTCAGCAACGGTCGTTGCGAACACGTCGCGCGTATCTCGACACGCTCACGGCGTACCGGCGTGCGCTCCTTGACCTTGAAGCACTCAGCGGCTTTCCGGTCTGGCGGCTCATCGCGAAAGAACCAGAATCAGAGTCTCCAACACCTCTGCACAATGGGAGCAACCCATGA
- a CDS encoding efflux RND transporter periplasmic adaptor subunit, whose protein sequence is MSKAGIVTAKAESRPIASVVTANAEVGYDMTRYAQVGSRAAGSVTMVRVQAGDRVKAGDLLALIDSAAVGTAKTEYLQAAAQVSARGVAVERLRTSTTAGFRNQADLVTAEAELKEAEIRLFNTQQTLINLGFTPPALAAGAVSSAKDLRLLGLPSAIVADLDADRTTANLLPIVSPLDGVVISRGVVPGELVESGKALFVVADTSRMWVTASLAPPDARRVVVGQELTFTPDGVVDETVSGRVVWTSTEVDEKTRTVQVRAEIPNADGRVLAHTFGRARIAVARAEAAVVVPSEAVQWDGTSNVVFVRVNSTVFAARTVSIGAQEDGRVEIRSGLRSGEQIATAGSYVLVAQLNHEKLGAGCTDD, encoded by the coding sequence GTGAGCAAGGCCGGCATCGTTACGGCGAAAGCAGAGAGCCGCCCCATCGCTTCTGTCGTCACAGCAAACGCGGAGGTGGGCTACGACATGACCCGTTACGCGCAGGTCGGCTCACGTGCGGCCGGCAGCGTCACGATGGTGCGTGTCCAGGCGGGTGACAGGGTGAAAGCCGGCGACCTGCTGGCCTTGATCGACTCCGCAGCGGTCGGGACGGCCAAGACCGAGTACCTCCAAGCGGCGGCACAGGTTTCAGCTCGCGGGGTAGCAGTGGAGCGGCTTCGCACGTCCACGACGGCGGGTTTCCGCAACCAAGCGGACCTGGTAACCGCGGAGGCGGAATTGAAGGAAGCCGAGATTCGCCTCTTCAACACTCAGCAGACCCTCATCAACCTTGGATTCACGCCGCCGGCGCTCGCCGCCGGCGCCGTCTCGTCGGCGAAGGACCTTCGGCTGCTCGGCCTTCCGTCCGCGATCGTCGCGGACCTAGACGCTGACCGCACTACAGCAAACCTGCTTCCGATCGTGTCGCCGCTTGACGGCGTGGTGATCTCACGAGGCGTAGTCCCTGGTGAACTGGTCGAATCCGGCAAGGCACTCTTCGTCGTCGCCGACACGTCGCGGATGTGGGTGACGGCGTCGCTCGCGCCCCCGGACGCACGGCGCGTGGTCGTCGGACAGGAACTGACGTTCACGCCGGACGGCGTTGTTGATGAGACGGTGAGCGGTCGCGTGGTGTGGACAAGCACGGAGGTAGATGAGAAGACCCGAACCGTCCAGGTGCGTGCCGAGATTCCGAACGCGGATGGCCGCGTCCTGGCCCACACGTTCGGGCGTGCTCGTATTGCGGTCGCCCGAGCGGAAGCCGCGGTCGTAGTACCGAGCGAGGCGGTCCAATGGGATGGCACGTCCAACGTGGTCTTCGTGCGAGTGAACAGCACCGTCTTCGCCGCGAGAACTGTGTCGATCGGTGCTCAAGAGGATGGCCGTGTTGAGATTCGGTCGGGCCTTCGGTCCGGCGAGCAGATCGCCACGGCGGGCAGCTATGTCCTGGTCGCGCAACTCAACCATGAAAAGCTCGGGGCCGGCTGCACCGACGACTAA